The Lachnospiraceae bacterium KM106-2 nucleotide sequence TAATATTTCGTTTCTTTGCCTGTTTCTCAAGTTCTTTTCGGATACTGTTAAAATAAACATCTTCTAAGTCATCTTTTTCATCTACCCAATATAAAAATGCAACATTTTCTATTGTCGGATTTATCTTTCTCTTCTTATATCCTAACTGATCCGCGACTTTAAAGATAGCAGCACGCGTGTCTTCATTCACGGAAATCGTCTCATCATAATTTAAAACTCTCGATACTGTAGCACTTGATACACCAACAGCTTCCGCAATTTGTTTAATCGTAACCACTGCTCTACCTCCTATGTACTTATATATTACTAAATAATTTACTAAACTTTACTGAGCTTGTCAAGGTTAATGAACTAATTTGTATTTTTTATACTTACTGTAACATAGTTACATACAAACATCTACTTCTTTAGTATAATGAAAATACTACAAAAAAGGAGCTGACTTATGTTACAAAAAACCAAACTACTACTAATCATCGTTTCTCTGACTATTTTAACAGGTTGTGGTTTTAACAACGAATCAAAAGAATCCAATCACGAAACACCTACAACAAGCGAATTACAAGAAATGATCAATCAGGAATCCGACTTAGTTGTTTTAGATGTACGTACCGAATCAGAGTATCTTTCTGGCCATATTCCAAATGCAATTCTACTTCCTTATGACCAAATCTCAGAACAAGCAGAAGCATCCCTTCCCGATAAGGATGCAAAAATAATTGTTTATTGTCACAGCGGTCGTAGAAGTGCGATTGCAACGAAAGAATTAACCGCTCTAGGATATACTAATATCTATAATTTTGGTGCAATTAGTAATTGGACATCGGAATTAGCTACAAAATAAAGTTAATAATTCAAGAAAGGGGCTCCCCTTCCTTTTATATAGAGCGTAATCTCATCTACTTAATTATATGAACACTTTAAGAAAAATAATAGGCCTCCTATGATTTTTTATCATAGAAGGCCTTATTTTCTCTCTTATTTACTAAAAATCTTTTACATACTCTTTCTTTCCCGAATATTGATTAAGCGCTTTTTATCTTACTTTACATATTCATTCATAAGTTTTGC carries:
- a CDS encoding phage shock protein E precursor, coding for MLQKTKLLLIIVSLTILTGCGFNNESKESNHETPTTSELQEMINQESDLVVLDVRTESEYLSGHIPNAILLPYDQISEQAEASLPDKDAKIIVYCHSGRRSAIATKELTALGYTNIYNFGAISNWTSELATK